A genomic region of Deinococcus metalli contains the following coding sequences:
- a CDS encoding L-dopachrome tautomerase-related protein, which translates to MTNQAHTLPTDEPVATLEVVATFGGAMPTGVTVSHTGRIFVNFPKWGDDVQFTVAEVRDGQPVAYPDQATNDTDPDDPAAALVSVQSVVVDPADRLWILDTGSPMFQPTQYGGPKLVCVDLATDQVVQKILFPQDVALPTSYLNDVRFDLRRGEAGMAFITDSAQQGPNGLIVVDLASGESWRKLHDHPSTKPQDLKDFLPLVEGRPFLEQKDGEVQQGAGMGSDGIAISADGSRLYYCPLGSRRLYSVSTDALADRALPDTEVSAAIRDEGDRGGASDGLESDAAGYIYSGNYEHNSILRRRDGEVWETVVHDPRLLWPDTLSVATDGYLYVTANQLHRQARYHGGQDLRRKPYSLFRIRIDARPVLLR; encoded by the coding sequence ATGACCAATCAGGCGCACACCCTGCCCACCGACGAACCCGTGGCAACGCTGGAGGTCGTGGCGACCTTCGGCGGCGCCATGCCCACCGGCGTGACGGTGTCCCACACCGGGCGCATCTTCGTCAATTTCCCCAAGTGGGGCGACGACGTGCAGTTCACGGTCGCCGAAGTGCGGGACGGCCAGCCGGTGGCCTACCCCGATCAGGCGACGAATGACACCGATCCGGACGACCCTGCCGCCGCCCTGGTGTCGGTGCAGAGTGTCGTGGTCGATCCGGCGGACCGGCTGTGGATCCTCGACACCGGCAGTCCCATGTTCCAGCCCACGCAGTACGGAGGGCCGAAGCTCGTGTGCGTGGACCTAGCGACGGATCAGGTGGTCCAGAAGATTCTCTTCCCACAGGACGTCGCCCTGCCCACCTCGTACCTCAACGACGTTCGCTTCGACCTGAGGCGCGGTGAGGCGGGGATGGCCTTCATCACGGACTCGGCGCAGCAGGGCCCCAACGGCCTCATCGTGGTGGACCTCGCCAGCGGCGAAAGCTGGCGGAAGCTGCACGACCACCCTTCCACCAAGCCGCAGGATCTCAAAGACTTCCTCCCCCTCGTCGAGGGGCGGCCATTTCTGGAACAGAAGGACGGTGAGGTGCAGCAGGGGGCGGGGATGGGATCGGACGGCATTGCCATCTCGGCCGACGGCTCACGCCTGTACTACTGCCCGCTCGGCAGTCGGCGGCTCTACAGCGTGAGCACCGATGCCCTCGCGGACCGGGCCCTGCCCGACACCGAGGTCTCCGCCGCCATCCGGGACGAAGGGGACCGGGGCGGCGCCTCGGATGGGCTGGAGTCCGACGCGGCCGGGTACATCTACTCCGGGAACTACGAACACAATTCCATCCTGCGGCGCAGGGACGGAGAGGTGTGGGAGACCGTCGTTCACGATCCGCGCCTGCTGTGGCCCGACACCCTGTCCGTAGCGACCGACGGCTACCTCTACGTGACCGCCAACCAACTCCACCGCCAGGCGCGCTACCACGGCGGACAGGACCTGCGCCGCAAGCCCTACAGTCTGTTCCGGATCAGGATCGATGCCCGGCCTGTCCTGTTGCGGTGA
- a CDS encoding TetR-like C-terminal domain-containing protein: MQAQPDLYRLLLNTDPAMGLLDQILETGVAGLLETFEARPDARVPTEIAAHHFIRSFLNLIEWWLRQGQPHSPERMGEIYRELILRPTEPAALRPRRTPGHAPGRI; the protein is encoded by the coding sequence GTGCAGGCCCAGCCGGACCTGTACCGGCTGCTCCTGAACACCGACCCCGCGATGGGGCTGCTCGACCAGATCCTTGAGACCGGCGTGGCGGGCCTCCTGGAGACCTTCGAGGCCCGACCGGACGCCCGCGTGCCCACGGAGATCGCTGCGCACCACTTCATCCGCTCGTTCCTGAATCTGATCGAATGGTGGCTGCGGCAGGGACAGCCCCACAGTCCCGAGCGCATGGGCGAGATCTACCGCGAGCTGATCCTGCGGCCCACCGAGCCCGCTGCGCTGCGGCCCCGCCGGACGCCCGGCCACGCTCCAGGGAGAATCTGA
- a CDS encoding zinc-dependent alcohol dehydrogenase, with protein MKALVWQGVNRVGVETVPDPTILQPTDAIVRITSTAICGSDLHLLDGYIPTMVHGDILGHEFMGEVVEVGHEVRRVKVGDRVIVPFPIACGHCWFCQHDLTSLCDNSNANAKLAEKMFGHAPSGIYGYSHLTGGYAGGQAQFARTLYADENLFTVPEGLTDDQVLFLTDILPTGYMGALNCDIQPGDTVAVYGCGPVGLFTIMSAFLLGAGHVIAIDRFPYRLARAAALGADPLNYEQEEVLEALKLRTGGRGPDSVVDAVGMESHGLGVGGLADAVKQTTRIAESDRPHSLRSAIISVRKGGTVSVPGVYGGFADKIPLGAFMNKGLTMRTGQTHVHRFVPRLLEHIVKGEIDPTAVISHRLSLDEAPHGYHIFKHKEDHCVKCVLDPWADSRPTGLAPGAQ; from the coding sequence ATGAAAGCGCTGGTGTGGCAGGGCGTGAACCGCGTGGGGGTCGAAACCGTCCCGGATCCGACCATCCTGCAGCCGACCGACGCCATCGTGCGGATCACCTCCACCGCCATCTGCGGCAGTGACCTGCATCTGCTCGATGGCTACATTCCCACCATGGTGCACGGGGACATCCTCGGGCACGAATTCATGGGGGAAGTCGTGGAGGTCGGCCATGAGGTGCGCAGGGTCAAGGTGGGAGACCGGGTCATCGTGCCCTTCCCCATCGCGTGTGGGCACTGCTGGTTCTGCCAGCACGACCTCACGTCGCTGTGTGACAACAGCAACGCGAACGCGAAACTCGCAGAGAAGATGTTCGGGCACGCGCCGAGCGGCATCTACGGGTACTCGCATCTCACGGGCGGCTACGCGGGCGGGCAGGCGCAGTTTGCGCGGACGCTGTATGCCGACGAGAACCTCTTCACGGTTCCCGAGGGCCTGACCGACGACCAGGTGCTGTTCCTCACCGATATCCTCCCCACCGGATACATGGGCGCGCTGAATTGCGACATCCAGCCGGGCGACACGGTGGCCGTGTACGGCTGCGGGCCGGTGGGCCTGTTCACGATCATGAGCGCCTTTCTGCTGGGCGCGGGCCACGTGATCGCCATCGACCGCTTCCCGTACCGCCTCGCGAGGGCGGCGGCGCTGGGCGCGGATCCCTTGAACTACGAGCAGGAGGAGGTGCTGGAGGCGCTCAAGCTCCGCACCGGGGGGCGCGGCCCGGACAGCGTGGTGGACGCCGTCGGCATGGAATCGCATGGCCTCGGCGTGGGTGGACTGGCGGACGCCGTGAAGCAGACGACGCGTATCGCGGAGAGCGACCGCCCGCATTCCCTGCGCTCCGCGATCATCTCGGTGCGCAAGGGCGGCACCGTCAGCGTGCCTGGGGTCTACGGCGGCTTCGCCGACAAAATCCCGCTCGGCGCGTTCATGAACAAGGGACTTACGATGCGCACCGGGCAGACGCACGTGCACCGCTTCGTCCCCCGGCTGCTGGAGCACATCGTGAAAGGCGAGATTGACCCGACGGCGGTCATCTCGCACCGCCTCAGCCTGGACGAGGCCCCACACGGGTACCACATCTTCAAGCACAAGGAAGATCACTGCGTGAAGTGCGTCCTCGATCCCTGGGCGGACTCCAGGCCAACGGGTCTGGCACCGGGAGCGCAGTAA
- a CDS encoding low temperature requirement protein A — MDRIPGSTNELGDETAPGTWRRPDRPLFDPPRLRTGEQGERKTTWMELFFDLVFVVAVDQVARRLEGGVTGSAVVGFLVLSVPVWWAWVGYVYYVDRFGTDDLSDRLVTLVKMGLALTLALRAQDALGAGAAGFALAYGAFRLVLALSYAHAARAAPQARGASSRFALGYGLAALLWLVSAVVPAPGCFWLWGAAFLVDVGTPLVLAGWNVRFPPNTGHLQERFGNFTLIVLGESTVGVVEGLRQQTQGPAAGIAALALLLAFAVWWVYFETSDGAPVQAVREGRTGPYNVWLYAHLPFTVGIGAGAMGVMHAIREAAQPALSDPSRWLLAGATALCFVALAVINWAYATSGSRWHVPQVGWNLLAGALALVVAAFAGGLPALGVMGLLTAAGLLPVGLDVWRRAQRQGR, encoded by the coding sequence GTGGACAGGATTCCAGGCAGCACCAACGAACTGGGAGACGAAACGGCCCCAGGCACCTGGCGGCGTCCCGACCGGCCGCTCTTTGATCCCCCGCGCCTGCGGACCGGCGAGCAGGGGGAGCGCAAGACGACGTGGATGGAGCTGTTTTTCGACCTCGTTTTCGTGGTGGCGGTGGACCAGGTGGCGCGGCGGCTGGAAGGCGGCGTCACGGGAAGTGCCGTCGTGGGCTTCCTGGTTCTGTCGGTCCCGGTCTGGTGGGCCTGGGTCGGCTACGTCTACTACGTGGACCGCTTCGGCACCGATGACCTGAGTGACCGCCTGGTCACGCTTGTCAAGATGGGGTTGGCGCTGACGCTCGCCCTGCGGGCACAGGACGCCCTGGGGGCGGGGGCGGCCGGGTTCGCACTCGCCTACGGGGCGTTCCGGCTGGTCCTGGCCCTCAGTTACGCCCACGCGGCGCGGGCAGCCCCTCAGGCGCGGGGAGCCTCCTCACGCTTCGCGCTGGGCTATGGCCTCGCGGCGCTGCTGTGGCTGGTCTCGGCGGTGGTGCCCGCACCTGGCTGCTTCTGGCTGTGGGGCGCCGCCTTCTTGGTGGATGTCGGCACCCCGCTGGTCCTGGCGGGCTGGAACGTCCGGTTCCCGCCCAACACCGGGCACCTCCAGGAGCGCTTCGGGAACTTCACGTTGATCGTCCTGGGCGAGAGCACCGTGGGTGTGGTGGAGGGCCTGCGCCAGCAGACCCAGGGTCCGGCGGCGGGGATTGCGGCCCTGGCGCTGCTGCTGGCCTTCGCAGTGTGGTGGGTGTACTTCGAGACGTCGGACGGGGCGCCGGTTCAGGCGGTCAGGGAGGGCCGCACCGGACCATACAACGTCTGGCTGTACGCCCACCTGCCCTTCACGGTGGGCATCGGGGCCGGGGCGATGGGCGTCATGCACGCCATCCGCGAGGCCGCGCAACCGGCCCTGTCCGACCCGTCGCGCTGGCTGCTGGCGGGGGCCACCGCGCTGTGCTTCGTGGCGCTTGCGGTCATCAACTGGGCATACGCGACCTCAGGCAGTCGCTGGCATGTCCCGCAGGTGGGTTGGAACCTTCTCGCGGGGGCTCTGGCGTTGGTCGTCGCGGCTTTCGCAGGCGGTCTGCCCGCCCTCGGTGTGATGGGGCTGCTCACGGCGGCGGGCCTCCTTCCGGTCGGATTGGACGTCTGGCGCCGCGCCCAGCGCCAGGGCAGATGA
- a CDS encoding SRPBCC family protein, translating into MADALKGALGAGEASREQRRGTLILGGALLALGLRRVSFGSAALALTGGALLYRELARRPGQAGAKTSEVTRSVTIGRSADELYGFRRGAGHLPRVMEHFAVITETDQDRAHWTVHVPGGRSFSWDTQIVDDRPGELLSWQSLPGTELPNRGEVRFRPAPGDRGSEVTLHLHFQPPGAAAAKALNGLVPRTLAGDALRRFKSLVETGEIPTLDRNPSGRAATA; encoded by the coding sequence ATGGCCGACGCACTCAAGGGGGCGCTGGGAGCCGGCGAGGCGAGCCGGGAGCAGCGCCGGGGCACCCTGATCCTGGGCGGGGCCCTGCTGGCGCTCGGGCTGCGGCGCGTCTCGTTCGGCAGTGCGGCGCTGGCGCTCACGGGCGGTGCGCTGTTGTACCGGGAACTGGCCAGGCGGCCGGGTCAGGCCGGGGCGAAGACGAGCGAGGTGACACGCTCCGTGACCATCGGCCGATCCGCCGACGAGCTCTACGGCTTCAGGCGCGGGGCGGGACACCTGCCACGCGTGATGGAACACTTCGCCGTGATCACCGAGACGGATCAAGACCGGGCGCACTGGACGGTGCATGTGCCCGGTGGGCGCAGCTTCTCCTGGGACACCCAGATCGTGGATGACCGCCCGGGAGAACTGCTGAGCTGGCAGTCGCTTCCAGGCACCGAGCTGCCCAACCGGGGCGAGGTGCGCTTTCGCCCCGCGCCGGGTGACCGCGGCTCCGAAGTCACGCTCCACCTGCACTTCCAGCCGCCCGGCGCGGCGGCAGCCAAGGCCCTGAACGGTCTGGTGCCGAGGACGCTGGCGGGCGACGCCCTGCGCCGCTTCAAGAGCCTGGTCGAGACGGGCGAGATTCCCACGCTAGACCGCAACCCCTCGGGCCGGGCCGCCACCGCCTGA
- a CDS encoding glutathione-independent formaldehyde dehydrogenase, whose product MRAVVYNGPRDVAVKNVPDAQLERPTDVLVRITSTNICGSDLHMYEGRTDFEQGRIFGHENLGEVVEVGDAVDRVKVGDLVVLPFNIGCGFCKNCEKGLSAFCLTTANPGMAGAAYGFADMGPYQGGQAELLRVPYGDYNCLLLPPDAREQEADYVMVADIFPTGWHVTRLAGLCPGESVVIYGAGPVGLMAAHAAMIQGACMVMVVDRHADRLRLAESIGAIAIDDSQVNPVERVLELTNGLGADRGCECVGYQCHDHHGKEIPGLTMNNLVKSVKFTGGIGVVGVFVPKDPGAPTQLAKKGEIPFDWGMLWFRGQHVGTGQCNVKAYNRQLRDLIAVGRAKPSFIVSHHLPLDEAPDAYKNFDERNDGWTKVILHPST is encoded by the coding sequence ATGAGAGCCGTCGTGTACAACGGTCCGCGCGACGTCGCGGTGAAGAACGTCCCGGATGCTCAGCTTGAGCGCCCCACCGACGTGCTGGTAAGGATCACCAGCACCAACATCTGCGGCAGCGACCTGCATATGTATGAGGGCCGCACCGATTTTGAGCAGGGCAGGATCTTCGGACACGAGAACCTGGGCGAAGTGGTCGAGGTGGGCGACGCGGTCGACCGCGTGAAGGTTGGGGACCTCGTCGTCCTGCCCTTCAACATCGGCTGCGGTTTTTGCAAGAACTGCGAGAAGGGCCTGAGCGCCTTCTGCCTCACGACCGCCAATCCTGGCATGGCGGGTGCAGCCTACGGTTTCGCCGACATGGGGCCCTACCAGGGTGGGCAGGCCGAACTTCTGCGCGTGCCCTATGGGGACTACAACTGCCTGCTGCTTCCCCCAGATGCCCGGGAACAGGAGGCTGATTACGTGATGGTGGCCGACATCTTCCCGACCGGCTGGCACGTGACCCGGCTGGCAGGCCTGTGCCCCGGCGAGTCGGTCGTGATCTACGGCGCCGGTCCCGTGGGCCTGATGGCGGCCCACGCCGCCATGATTCAGGGGGCGTGCATGGTGATGGTGGTGGACCGTCACGCCGACCGGTTGCGGCTCGCCGAGAGCATCGGGGCGATCGCTATCGACGACTCGCAGGTGAACCCGGTAGAGCGCGTGCTGGAGCTGACCAACGGGCTTGGAGCAGACCGGGGCTGTGAATGCGTGGGGTACCAGTGCCACGACCACCACGGCAAGGAAATCCCCGGGCTGACCATGAACAACCTGGTGAAATCTGTGAAATTCACCGGGGGGATCGGCGTGGTCGGCGTCTTCGTCCCGAAGGACCCCGGCGCACCCACCCAGCTGGCCAAGAAAGGCGAGATTCCCTTCGACTGGGGAATGCTGTGGTTCCGGGGGCAGCATGTGGGCACCGGGCAGTGCAACGTCAAGGCGTACAACCGCCAGTTGCGGGACCTGATCGCGGTGGGCCGTGCCAAACCGTCCTTCATCGTCTCGCACCACCTGCCGCTGGACGAGGCACCCGACGCCTACAAGAATTTTGACGAGCGCAACGACGGCTGGACCAAGGTGATCCTCCACCCCAGCACCTGA
- a CDS encoding putative quinol monooxygenase, with product MSPINLLATLTPAPGQAAALRAGLLAITSPSRQEHGCERYEVLESGEDDTLRFHVIERFTDAAALQAHGDSDHFRAFSAHFSEWLAGPPEVIRARELSA from the coding sequence ATGAGTCCAATCAACCTGCTGGCTACCCTGACGCCGGCGCCCGGCCAGGCTGCTGCTCTGCGTGCCGGCCTGCTGGCGATCACCTCCCCTTCACGTCAGGAACATGGCTGCGAGCGCTACGAGGTGCTCGAAAGCGGTGAGGACGATACCCTGCGTTTTCACGTCATTGAACGCTTCACTGACGCCGCCGCTCTTCAGGCCCATGGCGACAGCGATCATTTCCGCGCCTTCAGCGCCCACTTCAGCGAGTGGCTCGCCGGCCCACCCGAGGTCATTCGGGCGCGGGAGCTCTCAGCGTAG
- a CDS encoding ABC transporter permease: MTTLPNAAAARRSPLANWRSYVVYVGFALVFLFFSIFLHDAGFLSSNNLLNIVRQTATISVMAVAMTFVIASGEIDLSIGSVAGLSSVLAALAIPHVGPVGGAVAGLAGGALIGLINGSLVTGLGIPSFLVTLGMLGIANGVAQWITATAPVPILNDAFNNFFGSGDLGPIPSLFLWTLVALGIGHFLLRRTSFGRSVLAVGGNATAARYSGINVARTKLMVLVASGTVAGLAGMLYAGRLNSGRFQWGQGDELSVIAAVILGGTPLFGGAGTVFGAVLGALMIGLINNGLILMGLEYSQQLIIRGVIIILAVALARRT, from the coding sequence ATGACCACTCTGCCTAACGCGGCCGCAGCCCGGCGCTCCCCTCTCGCCAACTGGCGCTCCTACGTGGTGTATGTGGGTTTCGCACTGGTGTTCCTCTTCTTCTCGATCTTCCTGCATGACGCTGGCTTCCTGTCCAGCAACAACCTGCTGAACATCGTTCGCCAAACGGCGACCATCTCGGTGATGGCCGTCGCGATGACCTTCGTGATCGCCTCCGGGGAAATCGACTTGTCGATCGGCAGCGTGGCCGGACTGTCGTCCGTGCTCGCGGCGCTGGCGATTCCGCACGTCGGGCCGGTCGGGGGGGCCGTGGCTGGTCTGGCGGGCGGCGCGCTGATCGGCCTGATCAACGGTTCGCTGGTGACCGGGCTGGGCATCCCCTCGTTCCTGGTGACCCTGGGCATGCTGGGCATCGCCAACGGCGTGGCGCAGTGGATCACCGCGACAGCGCCCGTGCCGATCCTGAACGACGCTTTCAACAACTTCTTCGGCTCCGGCGACCTGGGCCCCATCCCCTCGCTGTTCCTGTGGACCCTCGTCGCGCTGGGCATCGGGCACTTCCTCCTGCGCCGCACCTCGTTTGGCCGCAGCGTGCTGGCAGTCGGCGGGAACGCCACCGCCGCACGCTACAGCGGCATCAACGTTGCACGCACCAAACTGATGGTGCTGGTCGCCTCCGGCACGGTGGCTGGCCTGGCCGGCATGCTCTACGCCGGACGCCTGAATTCCGGACGCTTCCAGTGGGGCCAGGGCGACGAGCTGTCGGTTATCGCCGCCGTGATCCTGGGCGGCACGCCCCTCTTCGGCGGCGCTGGCACCGTCTTCGGCGCCGTGCTGGGGGCCCTGATGATCGGGCTGATCAACAATGGCCTGATCCTGATGGGCCTGGAGTACAGCCAGCAGCTGATCATCCGCGGCGTGATCATCATTCTCGCCGTGGCCCTGGCCCGGCGCACATAA
- a CDS encoding sugar ABC transporter ATP-binding protein encodes MTAQTTDHLSTPPPGPLAVELRGINKAFNGVRVLEGVEFSLRAGEVHALMGGNGAGKSTLMKILQGVYQPDAGEVIVGGQAVHLGSPSQAEAHGVAMIFQEFSLIPTLTAAQNIFLNREPRGALGSIDDREAVRRAREIFKDMGVQIDPTRTVSDLSTGEWQLTEIAKALSKDARVLIMDEPTAALSATEVATLFRLVDGLKARGIAIVYITHRMDEVFEVGDRVTVMRDGKAVLSGETRNLRIEDVIEHIVGRRMEGALEYVGRNVNRAGAPLLDVQNLSAEGLSGVTLQVHPGEVVGLAGLMGSGRTELAEALFGVRRVTGGQITLDGQPVVNRSPEAAIRHGFALVPEDRRVQGLVLDHTVYENLLLPQLGRFQGGGVMRDGPGRDYARELIEQLRIKTDGPDKQARLLSGGNQQKIVLAKWLGNDPRILILDEPTAGVDIGSKAEIIGLIRSLADAGKGVLLISSEFQELLAVSDRVLLMQGGRITGELLREHIAQEEDLHHALQGGAVHDHSA; translated from the coding sequence ATGACGGCCCAGACCACCGACCATCTCTCCACCCCGCCCCCCGGCCCCCTGGCCGTGGAACTGCGCGGCATCAACAAGGCTTTCAACGGCGTCCGCGTGCTGGAGGGCGTGGAGTTCAGTCTGCGCGCCGGGGAGGTGCACGCCCTGATGGGCGGCAACGGTGCCGGGAAATCCACCCTGATGAAGATCCTCCAGGGGGTGTACCAGCCCGATGCCGGCGAGGTGATCGTCGGCGGGCAAGCCGTGCACCTGGGCTCGCCCAGCCAGGCCGAGGCGCACGGCGTCGCCATGATCTTTCAGGAGTTCAGCCTGATTCCGACCCTCACGGCCGCGCAGAACATCTTCCTGAACCGCGAGCCACGCGGCGCACTGGGGTCCATCGACGACCGCGAGGCCGTCCGCCGCGCCCGCGAGATCTTCAAGGACATGGGCGTGCAGATCGACCCGACCCGGACGGTCAGCGACCTGTCGACGGGCGAGTGGCAGCTGACGGAGATCGCCAAGGCGCTGAGCAAGGACGCGCGGGTGCTGATCATGGACGAGCCCACGGCGGCCCTGTCAGCCACCGAGGTCGCCACGCTGTTCCGCCTGGTCGACGGCCTGAAGGCGCGTGGGATTGCCATCGTCTACATCACACACCGCATGGACGAGGTCTTCGAGGTGGGTGACCGCGTCACCGTCATGCGCGACGGTAAGGCCGTGCTGAGCGGCGAGACCCGCAACCTCAGGATCGAGGACGTGATCGAGCACATCGTGGGCCGCCGCATGGAGGGCGCCCTGGAGTACGTGGGTCGCAACGTGAACCGCGCGGGCGCGCCGCTTCTGGATGTCCAGAACCTGAGTGCCGAGGGGCTCAGCGGCGTGACCCTGCAGGTGCATCCGGGCGAGGTCGTAGGCCTCGCCGGCCTGATGGGCAGTGGGCGTACCGAGCTGGCCGAGGCGCTGTTCGGCGTGAGGCGCGTGACGGGCGGCCAGATCACGCTGGACGGCCAGCCTGTTGTGAACCGGAGCCCGGAGGCCGCCATCCGCCACGGCTTTGCGCTGGTCCCTGAAGACCGGCGTGTGCAGGGCCTGGTGCTCGACCACACGGTGTACGAGAACCTGCTGCTCCCACAGCTCGGGCGATTCCAGGGGGGCGGCGTGATGCGCGACGGCCCTGGCCGCGACTACGCCCGCGAACTGATCGAGCAGTTGCGGATCAAGACCGATGGCCCCGACAAGCAGGCACGCCTGCTGTCGGGGGGAAACCAGCAGAAGATCGTGCTGGCCAAGTGGCTTGGTAACGATCCGCGGATCCTGATCCTCGATGAGCCCACGGCTGGGGTCGACATCGGCTCCAAAGCCGAGATCATCGGGCTCATCCGTTCACTGGCCGACGCCGGCAAGGGCGTGCTCTTGATCTCCTCGGAATTCCAGGAACTGCTGGCCGTATCCGACCGCGTGCTGCTGATGCAGGGCGGGCGCATCACCGGCGAACTGCTGCGTGAACACATCGCGCAGGAAGAAGACCTTCACCACGCCCTGCAAGGAGGCGCTGTCCATGACCACTCTGCCTAA
- a CDS encoding zinc-dependent alcohol dehydrogenase has translation MRALCWEGVNDLRVQTVPDPEIVNPHDVILRITMSTTCGSDLHFIDGYVPSMVPGDVIGHEFMGIVEDVGPEVKKVKKGDRVVVPSFVACGDCWYCQHDLYSLCDNTNPNAELQAPLLGYPTGACFGYTHAFGGYAGSHAQYMRVPHADVGCFHVPDGLRDEQVLFLSDAAPTGYMGADFCDIKPGDIVAVWGCGGVGLMAQQSAFLLGAERVIAIDRFPERLKMAREHIGSETINYAETPDVLAILQEMTGGRGPDACIDAVGMEAHGTGPGYLYDKALQTLRLVTDRGQALRQAIMAVRKGGTLSILGVYGVMDKFPVGVIMNKGLTVRTAQQHGQHYLPRLLEHAVKGELDPSYLATHRFSLEDGPRAYDMFKNKEDGIVRAVFTP, from the coding sequence ATGCGCGCACTCTGCTGGGAAGGCGTGAACGACCTGAGAGTCCAGACCGTCCCCGACCCCGAGATCGTCAACCCGCACGACGTGATCCTGCGAATCACGATGTCCACCACCTGCGGTTCGGACCTGCACTTCATCGACGGGTACGTGCCCAGCATGGTGCCCGGCGACGTGATCGGCCACGAATTCATGGGGATTGTTGAGGACGTCGGCCCCGAGGTGAAGAAGGTCAAGAAGGGCGACCGGGTGGTCGTGCCGTCCTTCGTCGCCTGTGGGGACTGCTGGTACTGCCAGCACGACCTGTACTCGCTGTGCGACAACACCAACCCCAACGCCGAGCTGCAGGCACCGCTGCTCGGCTACCCGACAGGTGCGTGTTTCGGGTATACCCACGCGTTCGGGGGCTACGCCGGATCGCACGCGCAGTACATGCGGGTGCCGCACGCCGACGTGGGCTGCTTCCACGTCCCCGACGGGCTGCGCGACGAGCAGGTGCTCTTTCTGTCCGACGCGGCCCCCACCGGCTATATGGGGGCCGACTTCTGCGACATCAAGCCGGGCGACATCGTGGCGGTGTGGGGCTGCGGCGGGGTGGGGCTGATGGCCCAGCAGAGCGCCTTCCTGCTCGGGGCCGAGCGGGTCATCGCCATCGACCGCTTCCCGGAGCGGCTGAAGATGGCGCGTGAACACATCGGCTCGGAGACCATCAATTACGCTGAAACGCCCGACGTGCTCGCCATCCTGCAGGAGATGACCGGGGGGCGCGGCCCCGACGCCTGCATCGACGCGGTGGGGATGGAGGCGCACGGCACCGGGCCTGGCTACCTGTACGACAAGGCTCTGCAGACGCTCCGCCTCGTGACCGACCGGGGGCAGGCGCTGCGGCAGGCCATCATGGCGGTCCGCAAGGGGGGCACGCTGTCCATCCTGGGCGTATACGGCGTGATGGACAAGTTTCCCGTCGGGGTGATCATGAACAAGGGCCTGACGGTGCGCACCGCCCAGCAGCACGGCCAGCACTACCTCCCCAGACTGCTGGAGCACGCGGTGAAGGGCGAACTCGATCCCTCCTACCTCGCCACGCACCGCTTCTCGCTGGAGGACGGGCCGCGCGCCTACGACATGTTCAAGAACAAAGAAGACGGCATCGTGCGCGCGGTTTTCACCCCCTGA